A genomic region of Psychrobacter sp. M13 contains the following coding sequences:
- the dnaQ gene encoding DNA polymerase III subunit epsilon, translated as MSENVMSENLSNHHTTNPMAAKPNVTIAYTDGACKGNPGAGGWGAHLIFSDGSSQDLYGGEPETTNNRMELMGAISALKHSPQDIKIELWTDSSYVKNGINEWIANWKKRGWKTASKKSVANQDLWQQLDALNNARDVDWHWVKGHAGHAGNEKADELANLGVTSSSERDTNNAIKNAIKNAIKKKQPLAIDADNDWLSFDPLGLDDFEDEEAQELEDTVLLNDSVTTEKILTVAANHKPYDTTPISEMSTTKPMSTDTMIANTTTSNTVILDPVNSDPMILDPVNTDNDHQTDLPKFDGDTSRANPHFRPLLPKPIHRGENDRQLIMDTETTGLDALKGDRVIEVGIVEMVGRKFTGEKLHVYINPQRGMDEEVIRIHGISEAFLTDKPTFDQVAQSLYEFMDGAEIIAHNASFDMNFLIMEFDKVGMSDFAQRVQVTDSLLMAKQQYPGQKNTLDALVRRLDVGKQDRTFHGALLDSEILAEVYLAMTGGQVTLAIEEDAQSDGGSTTHANFATLATLLLESSSNTAANHTWFANLATEHPEIKNKMSQWV; from the coding sequence ATGTCAGAAAACGTTATGTCAGAGAACTTAAGTAACCATCACACAACTAATCCTATGGCAGCAAAACCAAATGTGACCATCGCTTATACCGATGGTGCCTGTAAGGGTAATCCTGGCGCTGGTGGTTGGGGCGCGCACCTTATATTTAGTGATGGCAGCAGTCAAGACCTATATGGCGGCGAGCCAGAAACGACCAATAATCGTATGGAGCTGATGGGGGCAATCTCCGCCCTCAAGCACAGTCCGCAGGATATAAAAATAGAGCTATGGACGGATTCGAGTTACGTCAAAAACGGCATTAACGAGTGGATTGCTAATTGGAAAAAACGCGGCTGGAAAACGGCAAGTAAAAAGAGCGTTGCCAATCAAGACTTATGGCAGCAATTAGATGCGCTAAATAACGCACGTGATGTAGATTGGCATTGGGTAAAGGGCCACGCAGGACACGCGGGTAACGAAAAAGCCGATGAGCTGGCCAATTTAGGGGTCACGTCAAGTAGCGAGCGCGATACTAATAACGCTATTAAAAACGCTATTAAAAACGCTATTAAAAAAAAACAGCCTTTAGCGATTGATGCTGATAATGATTGGCTAAGCTTTGACCCGCTAGGTCTTGATGACTTTGAGGATGAAGAGGCACAAGAACTAGAAGATACTGTTTTGTTAAACGACTCTGTCACTACAGAAAAAATTTTGACCGTTGCAGCGAACCATAAGCCTTATGATACAACACCTATATCCGAGATGTCGACAACTAAGCCGATGAGTACCGATACGATGATTGCAAATACTACAACTTCAAATACTGTGATTTTAGACCCAGTGAATTCAGACCCTATGATTTTAGACCCTGTAAATACAGATAATGATCATCAAACAGACCTACCAAAATTCGATGGTGATACCAGTCGCGCTAATCCACATTTTCGTCCCTTATTACCAAAGCCTATCCATCGCGGTGAGAATGATCGTCAGCTGATTATGGATACCGAAACCACAGGCTTAGATGCGCTCAAGGGCGATCGAGTGATTGAAGTGGGTATCGTTGAGATGGTTGGGCGCAAATTTACCGGTGAGAAGCTGCATGTTTATATCAATCCGCAGCGTGGAATGGATGAAGAAGTCATAAGAATCCATGGTATCTCAGAGGCTTTTTTGACCGATAAGCCGACCTTTGATCAAGTGGCACAGTCACTTTATGAGTTTATGGATGGCGCTGAGATCATCGCTCACAACGCTTCTTTTGATATGAACTTTTTGATAATGGAATTTGATAAAGTAGGTATGAGCGACTTTGCACAGCGTGTGCAAGTTACCGACTCCCTTCTCATGGCCAAGCAGCAATACCCAGGACAGAAAAACACCCTTGACGCTTTAGTACGTCGCCTAGATGTCGGTAAACAAGATCGTACCTTTCATGGCGCGCTATTAGATTCAGAGATTTTGGCTGAAGTTTATCTGGCGATGACGGGCGGTCAAGTGACGCTAGCTATTGAAGAGGACGCGCAAAGCGATGGCGGTTCGACGACTCATGCCAACTTTGCTACCCTTGCAACGTTATTATTGGAGTCGAGCAGTAATACTGCGGCCAATCACACTTGGTTTGCTAATTTGGCAACAGAACATCCTGAGATTAAAAATAAGATGTCGCAATGGGTCTAG
- a CDS encoding BCCT family transporter, producing MDHVKVGRLGPFPRVSKPVFLTSAILIIAFIIFGAFFNEQAELVFNQAKAFVSVRFGWFFIVVVNLALVMSIYMIFSRYGDIRLGHQTERPEYNLISWIGMLFSAGIGIGLLYWGTAEPLYHFMAPPLGTPETVEAAKLAMNISFLHYGFHVWAIYGMVALALAYFHYRVGLPLAIRSTLYPLIGKKIYGPMGHTVDTLAVFGTMFGVVTTLGLGVLQINSGLNALFGIPNNITVQIILIAFITMLAGLSLFMGLDKGIKRLSDINILFTVVLLSFVIILGPTQFIFNSFVENIGNYLHQVIPLGMWTESYNGEENWQSSWTIFYWAWWISWSPFVGVFVARISRGRTIREFILGVLLIPITILFLWFTAFGGAAVHLEMLAAADPTMASPGLIEAVKADTGSAIFKLMESYPLTSAVNLLIVIMIVLWFVTSSDSASFVIDMLTSGGDTNPPKIQRLFWAGTEGVIAAVLLAAGGLGALQAASIVSGFPFAIVIVIMMYSLLRGLSRDHLILYRNQQWFTTEESAEHNSANEFRDEELLTGPPDIEKDN from the coding sequence ATGGATCATGTAAAAGTTGGCCGCTTGGGCCCTTTTCCACGGGTAAGTAAACCTGTGTTTTTGACTTCTGCAATACTGATTATTGCCTTTATTATTTTTGGTGCATTTTTTAATGAGCAGGCTGAGTTAGTTTTTAATCAAGCCAAAGCCTTTGTATCAGTACGTTTTGGCTGGTTTTTTATTGTCGTGGTCAATCTTGCATTGGTTATGAGTATTTACATGATCTTTAGTCGCTACGGTGACATTAGGCTTGGTCATCAGACAGAAAGGCCTGAATACAATCTCATTTCTTGGATTGGCATGTTATTCTCAGCAGGGATTGGTATTGGTCTGCTGTACTGGGGTACTGCTGAGCCGCTGTATCATTTTATGGCACCGCCATTGGGGACGCCTGAGACGGTGGAAGCCGCCAAACTTGCAATGAATATCTCATTTTTGCATTACGGTTTTCATGTGTGGGCGATCTATGGCATGGTGGCTTTGGCTTTGGCTTATTTTCACTATCGTGTCGGTTTGCCTTTAGCGATTCGCTCAACGTTATATCCGCTAATCGGCAAAAAAATCTACGGCCCTATGGGTCATACGGTCGATACTTTAGCGGTATTTGGAACGATGTTTGGGGTGGTGACGACTTTAGGTTTAGGCGTATTACAGATCAACTCGGGTCTTAATGCTTTATTTGGTATTCCTAATAATATTACGGTACAGATTATCCTGATTGCTTTTATCACTATGCTAGCAGGGCTATCCTTATTCATGGGATTAGATAAAGGCATCAAACGCTTAAGTGATATCAATATCTTATTTACCGTAGTACTGCTTAGCTTTGTGATTATCTTAGGGCCTACGCAGTTTATTTTTAATAGCTTTGTCGAGAATATCGGTAATTATCTGCACCAAGTTATCCCACTTGGCATGTGGACTGAGTCTTACAATGGCGAAGAGAACTGGCAGTCGTCGTGGACGATATTTTACTGGGCATGGTGGATTAGCTGGTCGCCATTTGTAGGCGTATTCGTTGCGCGTATCTCTCGTGGTCGTACTATCCGTGAGTTTATACTAGGGGTGCTATTAATCCCTATTACGATTTTATTCTTGTGGTTTACAGCGTTTGGTGGCGCGGCGGTACATTTAGAGATGTTAGCAGCGGCTGATCCTACTATGGCAAGTCCTGGTCTTATCGAAGCGGTAAAAGCCGATACAGGTAGTGCTATCTTTAAACTAATGGAATCTTATCCATTGACCTCAGCGGTTAACTTGCTTATTGTGATTATGATTGTACTGTGGTTTGTGACTTCATCGGATTCAGCCAGTTTTGTCATCGACATGCTGACCTCAGGAGGTGATACTAATCCGCCAAAGATTCAGCGTCTATTTTGGGCAGGTACAGAAGGGGTTATCGCAGCGGTACTATTAGCGGCTGGTGGACTTGGCGCACTGCAAGCGGCCTCGATTGTTTCAGGTTTCCCGTTTGCGATAGTCATCGTGATTATGATGTACTCGCTACTGCGTGGCCTGAGTCGCGATCATTTGATTCTCTATCGTAATCAGCAGTGGTTTACCACCGAAGAATCAGCCGAGCACAATTCTGCCAATGAGTTCCGTGATGAAGAGTTATTAACAGGACCACCTGATATCGAAAAAGATAATTAA
- a CDS encoding BCCT family transporter encodes MDHVKVGRLGPFPKVSKPVFVTSALLIVGFIIFGVFFTEMAGALFSYLQSFITNKFGWMFIILMNTALVFCIYLAASRYGDIRLGNQTEQPQYSLFSWIGMLFSAGIGIGLVYWGTAEPLYHFMAPPLGEAQTVEAAKLAMNISFMHWGLHAWAIYTIVALSLAYFHFRRGLPLSIRSTLYPILGKKIYGGWGHTVDILAVFGTMFGVVTSLGLGVMQINSGLENLFGIPNSLTVQFIIIAFVTALACGSLMLGLDKGIKRLSDINMGFTGVLLAFMVILGPTLFIFDSFIENIGNYLVAMIPLSTWGESYSNTDWQSGWTIFYWAWWVSWAPFVGIFIARISRGRTIREFVLGVLLIPMLILFFWFTTFGGVAIHMELLAALDPALVSPGLVEAVQADTGSAIFKLVEYYPLTKPITLLIVIMIVLWFVTSSDSASFVIDMLTAGGDTNPPKIQRLFWATMEGFIAAILLAAGGLGALQAAAIVAGLPFAIVIFVMMYALWRGLGRDRLILYRAEQRFITAESVDHNTADEFIDEEYLKGPPKIVKGD; translated from the coding sequence ATGGATCATGTGAAAGTGGGCAGATTGGGTCCGTTTCCAAAAGTAAGTAAACCTGTTTTTGTTACCTCAGCGCTGCTTATTGTTGGATTTATTATTTTCGGTGTATTTTTTACCGAAATGGCTGGAGCTTTATTTAGTTATTTACAAAGTTTTATTACTAATAAATTTGGTTGGATGTTCATTATTTTGATGAACACCGCGCTAGTTTTTTGTATTTATTTAGCAGCGAGCCGATACGGTGATATTCGTTTAGGCAACCAAACAGAACAACCACAGTACAGCTTGTTCTCATGGATTGGGATGCTGTTCTCCGCGGGTATCGGTATTGGCCTTGTCTATTGGGGAACGGCTGAGCCTTTATATCACTTTATGGCGCCTCCATTAGGTGAGGCTCAAACCGTTGAGGCCGCCAAACTTGCAATGAATATCTCATTTATGCATTGGGGATTACATGCTTGGGCGATCTATACTATAGTGGCGCTATCGCTGGCCTATTTTCATTTTCGCCGTGGACTGCCGCTATCTATTCGCTCAACGCTATATCCAATATTGGGTAAAAAGATATATGGTGGTTGGGGACATACCGTCGACATCTTAGCCGTATTTGGTACGATGTTCGGTGTTGTGACTTCATTAGGTCTTGGGGTGATGCAAATTAACTCAGGCCTTGAGAATTTATTTGGTATTCCAAACTCGTTGACCGTACAATTTATCATTATCGCTTTTGTGACGGCTTTAGCTTGCGGATCGCTGATGCTAGGGCTGGATAAAGGTATTAAGCGCTTAAGTGATATCAATATGGGCTTTACAGGCGTGCTACTCGCCTTTATGGTTATTTTGGGCCCAACCTTATTTATCTTTGATAGCTTTATTGAAAACATCGGTAACTATTTGGTGGCTATGATACCGCTATCGACATGGGGTGAGTCTTATAGCAATACTGACTGGCAGAGTGGTTGGACGATATTTTATTGGGCGTGGTGGGTAAGTTGGGCACCGTTCGTTGGTATATTTATTGCGCGTATTAGTCGCGGTCGTACTATCCGTGAGTTTGTGTTGGGTGTGCTATTGATTCCAATGCTGATTTTGTTCTTTTGGTTTACTACCTTTGGCGGTGTTGCTATTCATATGGAGCTATTAGCGGCTCTTGATCCTGCGCTTGTCAGTCCAGGATTGGTTGAAGCGGTACAAGCGGATACGGGCAGTGCTATTTTTAAATTGGTTGAATATTACCCTCTAACCAAGCCCATAACGCTCTTAATTGTGATTATGATTGTGCTTTGGTTTGTGACGTCATCGGATTCAGCCAGTTTCGTCATTGATATGCTAACCGCAGGTGGTGATACTAACCCACCTAAGATTCAGCGCTTGTTTTGGGCGACGATGGAAGGTTTTATTGCGGCGATATTATTAGCAGCAGGTGGACTTGGCGCATTACAAGCCGCCGCTATTGTAGCGGGACTACCCTTTGCTATAGTTATATTTGTGATGATGTACGCGCTATGGCGTGGTTTAGGTCGAGATCGACTCATACTTTATCGTGCTGAACAGCGCTTTATTACGGCAGAGTCAGTTGATCATAATACCGCTGATGAATTCATTGATGAGGAATATCTTAAGGGTCCGCCTAAGATTGTAAAAGGTGACTAA
- a CDS encoding DUF3144 domain-containing protein: protein MAQNDIENNNADSSVEITPEMQAFYQRADEIIGVANSQLGDNAHSGQVGASLLYAAARYSASVASIGFVKGDDFAQEKDDIVEFYTKQYRQMLSDNLTDYAQNFEKYINIEKQS, encoded by the coding sequence ATGGCTCAAAATGACATTGAAAACAATAATGCTGATTCAAGCGTTGAGATCACCCCTGAAATGCAAGCGTTTTATCAACGTGCCGATGAGATAATTGGTGTCGCTAATAGTCAATTAGGTGACAATGCGCATTCAGGTCAAGTCGGTGCTTCCCTACTCTATGCAGCAGCGCGCTATAGCGCTTCTGTGGCCTCAATCGGCTTTGTAAAAGGCGATGACTTTGCTCAAGAAAAAGATGACATCGTTGAGTTTTATACCAAGCAATATCGTCAGATGCTCAGTGATAACTTAACGGATTATGCACAGAATTTTGAAAAATACATTAATATTGAAAAACAGTCTTAA
- the nth gene encoding endonuclease III, whose amino-acid sequence MSKTVKYKTADTPPSRLMPMRNVRPFFEKLAATIEEPVTELRFDSNFELLIAVILSAQATDVSVNIATDQLYPVANTPEAIWALGIEGLIPYIKNIGLYNAKAKNVIKTCRDLIDKFDSTVPDNRKDLESLAGVGRKTANVVLNTGFGQPTMAVDTHIFRVGNRTGLATGKNVLIVEQKLVARIPEDMIIDAHHYLILHGRYTCQARTPKCGKCPVYDECMFKDKADFLEL is encoded by the coding sequence ATGAGTAAAACCGTCAAATATAAAACCGCAGATACCCCGCCGTCACGGCTTATGCCTATGCGTAACGTTAGGCCATTCTTTGAAAAGCTAGCGGCGACGATTGAAGAGCCGGTCACAGAGCTGCGTTTTGATAGCAACTTTGAGCTACTTATTGCGGTGATTCTTTCCGCCCAAGCGACTGATGTTAGTGTCAATATTGCCACCGACCAGCTCTATCCTGTGGCAAATACCCCTGAAGCCATATGGGCATTAGGCATTGAAGGTCTTATTCCCTACATCAAAAATATTGGCCTTTATAATGCTAAAGCAAAAAACGTTATTAAGACTTGCCGTGATTTAATAGACAAATTCGATAGTACCGTCCCCGACAATCGTAAGGATCTAGAGTCGCTGGCGGGTGTCGGTCGCAAAACAGCTAACGTCGTATTGAATACTGGCTTTGGACAGCCTACTATGGCGGTTGATACTCACATCTTCCGCGTCGGTAATCGTACTGGCCTTGCCACTGGCAAAAACGTATTGATCGTTGAGCAAAAACTGGTCGCGCGCATACCTGAAGACATGATAATAGATGCCCATCATTATCTGATCTTACATGGACGCTATACCTGTCAAGCGCGTACGCCTAAATGTGGCAAGTGCCCTGTCTATGATGAGTGTATGTTTAAAGATAAAGCTGATTTTTTAGAGCTATAG
- a CDS encoding RnfABCDGE type electron transport complex subunit B → MPNNSTLLPNNKRLDKLPLLFDTLTIETMPLAVQQRIALIDACLPQTQCGLCEHPDGCLPYATAIVVDGEPYNKCVPGGQPVTDAIALIIEADDKGSLSAEPSKWPLDLSSQRPTEVRAIIREDDCIGCTKCIPACPVDAIVGTGKHMHTIFTDLCTGCELCIAPCPVDCIDLVVIERELTIDERMQEQNDLRLRYHTHLNRVTEQLADSSNARPVVSMVEAKLNNAASQSLDISEQQAKDTIAAAKLRSKIKKLEKQISVRTNATKQEELDALKTELALL, encoded by the coding sequence ATGCCAAATAACTCGACCCTCCTTCCTAATAATAAGCGCTTAGACAAGCTACCACTGCTATTTGATACGCTAACGATTGAGACCATGCCGCTAGCAGTACAACAAAGAATAGCGCTTATTGACGCCTGTCTGCCACAGACTCAATGTGGTCTATGCGAGCACCCTGACGGCTGTCTGCCCTATGCAACAGCTATTGTTGTAGATGGCGAACCCTACAATAAATGTGTGCCTGGTGGTCAGCCAGTGACCGACGCTATTGCCTTAATTATTGAGGCGGATGATAAAGGGTCACTGAGCGCTGAGCCATCAAAATGGCCTCTAGACTTATCATCACAGCGCCCTACAGAGGTACGCGCTATTATCCGTGAGGATGACTGTATCGGCTGTACAAAATGCATTCCCGCCTGTCCTGTTGACGCGATAGTCGGTACGGGCAAGCATATGCATACCATCTTCACTGACCTGTGCACGGGCTGCGAGTTATGTATAGCCCCTTGCCCTGTTGATTGTATCGATTTAGTCGTCATTGAGCGTGAGCTGACTATTGATGAGCGCATGCAAGAACAAAACGATCTGCGCTTGCGTTATCATACTCATCTTAATCGGGTAACTGAGCAGCTTGCCGATAGTAGCAATGCTAGACCCGTCGTCAGCATGGTTGAGGCCAAATTGAATAACGCGGCCAGTCAAAGTCTCGATATAAGCGAGCAGCAAGCAAAAGACACTATTGCAGCAGCAAAATTGCGTAGTAAAATTAAAAAGCTAGAAAAGCAGATCAGTGTCCGTACCAATGCTACCAAACAAGAAGAGCTTGACGCTCTAAAGACAGAACTGGCTCTGCTTTAA
- a CDS encoding PQQ-dependent sugar dehydrogenase → MITPKLISVPLALPLALPLAVMALLFSTAACSDSSTDTTLTETRSVKTSDQSDKSSQVADQVNDKKPSFTTRAIATFDEPWAMTALPKQDDSPPKLLVTQKTGELFIVDTESGIKTAVSAVPKVAYGGQGGLGDIILAPDFAATNRVYLSYVEAGEGSDSNIFGAKVISAKLMGLNSNSPSLTAIVPIWQQTPKVKGQGHYSHRLLFSTDGKYLYISSGDRQKQDPAQDMSVNLGKIIRLSPDGSVPMDNPFFDNDSKVAQQFWTLGNRNVLGMAFDDSGRLWANEMGPRGGDELNLIEKGSNYGWPVVSNGRNYSGIDIPDHDTQPDFTAPKISWTPVISPSSMSIYRSGIYNDFPAWQSNALVSGLSSQALIVVDLKGLNASERYRYDMGKRMRNVLVVEGQVWALEDGNGGKLLKLLPN, encoded by the coding sequence ATGATAACGCCTAAGCTTATAAGTGTACCTTTAGCCTTACCTTTAGCCTTACCTTTAGCCGTAATGGCACTACTCTTTAGTACAGCCGCTTGCTCCGACTCTTCGACAGACACTACGCTAACAGAAACTCGTAGCGTAAAAACTAGCGATCAAAGTGATAAAAGTAGTCAAGTTGCTGACCAAGTTAATGATAAAAAACCTAGCTTTACCACTCGAGCGATAGCGACCTTCGATGAGCCATGGGCGATGACCGCATTACCCAAACAGGACGATTCACCACCTAAGCTATTAGTTACTCAAAAGACAGGTGAGCTGTTTATTGTCGATACTGAGTCAGGTATAAAAACAGCTGTCAGCGCTGTGCCAAAAGTCGCTTATGGCGGGCAAGGTGGTTTGGGTGATATCATTCTGGCGCCAGACTTTGCCGCGACTAACAGGGTTTATCTAAGCTATGTTGAAGCAGGTGAAGGAAGTGACAGTAATATATTTGGTGCAAAAGTTATCAGCGCGAAACTGATGGGATTGAATAGTAATTCGCCAAGTTTGACGGCCATTGTGCCTATTTGGCAGCAGACGCCAAAGGTTAAAGGTCAAGGGCATTACAGCCACCGTTTGCTGTTTTCGACTGATGGAAAATATTTATATATCAGCTCAGGTGATAGACAAAAACAAGATCCAGCGCAAGATATGAGTGTCAATTTAGGCAAGATAATAAGGTTAAGTCCTGATGGTTCCGTGCCGATGGATAATCCATTTTTTGACAATGATAGTAAAGTCGCCCAGCAATTTTGGACGCTGGGCAATCGTAATGTATTAGGTATGGCATTTGACGATAGTGGTAGATTGTGGGCCAATGAGATGGGCCCACGCGGCGGTGATGAGCTGAACTTAATTGAAAAAGGTAGTAATTATGGCTGGCCTGTGGTGTCAAACGGGCGCAATTACTCAGGTATTGATATACCTGATCATGATACGCAGCCTGATTTTACAGCGCCCAAAATCAGTTGGACACCAGTCATCTCACCCTCTTCTATGAGTATTTATAGGTCTGGAATCTATAATGATTTTCCAGCGTGGCAGAGTAATGCCTTGGTTAGCGGCTTGTCATCACAAGCTTTGATTGTTGTTGACTTGAAGGGTCTTAACGCCTCTGAGCGTTACCGCTATGACATGGGCAAACGTATGCGCAATGTGTTAGTGGTAGAGGGGCAAGTGTGGGCATTAGAAGATGGCAATGGTGGCAAATTACTAAAGTTACTACCAAATTAA
- the metK gene encoding methionine adenosyltransferase, with product MREYNLFTSESVSEGHPDKMADQISDAILDAILREDINARVACETLVKTGAVVLAGEITTTANIDFERIVRDTVNGIGYHHSDLGFDGETCAIINMLGKQSPEIAQGVDRQNPEEQGAGDQGLMFGYASNETQVLMPAPIEYAHRLMQRQSELRRAGELPWLRPDAKAQVTLKYDGNRPVAIDAVVLSTQHDPSISQTDLQEAIMENIIKQVLPADLLHKGTRYHINPTGKFVIGGPVGDAGLTGRKIIVDTYGGMARHGGGAFSGKDPSKVDRSAAYAVRYVAKNIVAAGIADRCEVQISYAIGVAEPTSISINTFGTNKINNDEIIHLIRKHFDLRPYGITRMLNLLQPMYQQTSTFGHFGREGSETAFTWEKTDKAEMLKADAGL from the coding sequence ATGCGTGAATACAATTTATTTACCTCAGAATCTGTAAGTGAAGGCCATCCTGATAAAATGGCTGATCAAATCTCCGATGCTATACTTGATGCTATTTTGCGAGAAGACATCAATGCGCGTGTCGCTTGTGAGACTTTAGTCAAAACGGGCGCAGTAGTGTTAGCGGGTGAAATTACAACTACAGCCAACATTGACTTTGAGCGTATCGTCCGTGATACCGTAAATGGCATTGGTTATCATCATTCAGACCTTGGCTTTGATGGCGAAACTTGTGCGATTATCAATATGCTGGGCAAGCAGTCGCCTGAGATTGCACAAGGCGTTGACCGTCAGAATCCAGAAGAGCAAGGTGCAGGCGATCAAGGTCTGATGTTTGGCTATGCGAGCAACGAGACTCAAGTGCTGATGCCAGCGCCTATCGAATACGCGCATCGCTTGATGCAGCGTCAGTCCGAATTGCGCCGTGCAGGTGAGCTACCTTGGCTACGTCCTGATGCCAAAGCGCAAGTAACGCTCAAGTATGATGGCAATCGTCCTGTCGCTATCGACGCGGTTGTACTATCGACTCAGCATGATCCGAGCATTTCACAGACAGATCTGCAAGAGGCGATAATGGAAAACATCATTAAGCAGGTACTGCCAGCAGATTTATTGCATAAAGGCACGCGCTATCATATCAATCCAACAGGAAAATTCGTCATCGGTGGCCCTGTTGGCGATGCAGGCTTGACGGGTCGCAAGATCATCGTCGATACTTATGGCGGTATGGCGCGTCATGGCGGTGGTGCTTTTAGTGGTAAAGATCCTTCTAAAGTCGATCGTAGCGCCGCTTACGCGGTGCGCTATGTTGCCAAAAATATCGTCGCCGCTGGTATTGCGGATCGCTGTGAAGTGCAGATTAGTTACGCGATTGGCGTGGCAGAGCCGACTTCTATCTCTATCAATACCTTTGGTACCAATAAGATCAATAATGATGAGATCATTCATCTGATTCGTAAGCATTTTGATTTGCGCCCCTATGGCATCACCCGTATGCTAAACTTGTTGCAGCCTATGTACCAGCAGACTTCTACCTTTGGTCATTTTGGTCGCGAAGGCTCTGAGACTGCCTTTACTTGGGAAAAAACCGACAAAGCTGAAATGCTAAAAGCGGATGCTGGTTTATAA
- the nudC gene encoding NAD(+) diphosphatase produces the protein MTCAFVFKDETVLCHQTADGIRPLPVSLSTPSSNQTSDAQHTPVYQLGCVPLFAAIEVHETNRLSSPSANETGANKEPNAATLFAISHAYALSHKLALPTIVDADHINDLTACHADTAAFIAYRQLITLMPSSVADTLSQGIQLLRWREDTQFCSRCGAAVNSAKSGERSMVCSVCRLRQYPRVQPCVITAITRPNPETGETQILLAHHHRYGQTSLPLQYGLIAGFVEVGESLEHAVVREVAEEVGITLSDIRYVSSQPWPFPSNLMLGFRASYQSGDIVLQEDELSHAEFFDLSALPKIPFKGSIAYDLIAQIAQEQGVVI, from the coding sequence ATGACTTGCGCGTTTGTATTTAAAGATGAAACGGTATTATGCCATCAAACCGCAGATGGCATACGTCCGCTACCAGTTTCGCTTTCTACCCCATCATCAAATCAAACCTCTGATGCTCAACATACTCCAGTCTATCAGCTTGGGTGCGTGCCCTTATTCGCTGCTATAGAGGTTCATGAGACAAATAGATTATCATCACCAAGCGCTAATGAAACAGGCGCTAATAAAGAGCCAAACGCGGCAACGCTGTTTGCTATCAGTCATGCCTATGCGCTAAGCCATAAGCTGGCGCTACCCACAATCGTTGACGCTGACCATATCAATGATTTGACCGCTTGTCATGCCGATACCGCCGCCTTTATTGCCTATCGGCAGCTGATCACACTAATGCCAAGCTCGGTAGCTGATACGCTCAGTCAAGGCATTCAACTGCTACGCTGGCGTGAAGATACCCAGTTCTGTAGTCGTTGTGGTGCTGCTGTCAATAGCGCTAAATCAGGCGAGCGCTCGATGGTGTGCTCGGTATGTCGATTGCGTCAATATCCACGCGTACAGCCCTGCGTCATCACTGCCATAACGCGCCCTAATCCAGAGACAGGCGAGACCCAGATATTGCTCGCTCATCATCATCGTTATGGTCAGACCAGCTTGCCGCTACAGTACGGTTTGATTGCAGGCTTTGTCGAGGTGGGTGAAAGCTTAGAGCACGCTGTGGTACGTGAAGTTGCTGAGGAAGTTGGTATTACTCTAAGTGATATCCGCTATGTCAGCAGTCAGCCTTGGCCTTTTCCCTCAAACTTAATGCTGGGCTTTCGCGCCAGCTATCAAAGCGGTGATATTGTACTGCAAGAAGATGAGCTATCGCATGCAGAGTTTTTTGATTTATCAGCTTTACCGAAGATACCTTTTAAGGGCAGTATCGCTTACGATTTGATTGCCCAAATTGCCCAAGAGCAAGGCGTAGTGATTTAA